One part of the Pseudopipra pipra isolate bDixPip1 chromosome 3, bDixPip1.hap1, whole genome shotgun sequence genome encodes these proteins:
- the LOC135412295 gene encoding GDNF-inducible zinc finger protein 1-like isoform X1, translating to MEKKKILMKSKVAAPNLLRALHSLYQFGHLCDVTVLTQHLGIQEEFLAHKAVLAASSNYFKGLFLHEEMLDTKTCTVTLQDIYTEEFTSFLEFVYTAEVEIEAEKLQRMKEIAERLECKDLLDICEEVKAEGRKGLDLSLHLKGQRGESGGSQWPHIQHEENPDLRSSSQVVAIPVQRKLWDRQKHKKLLAGLELIGGQAVGLEQEDAGFPDPKPRTAKLPKCNNPDSTNALGVDIVSLENEDSRSLLSQTEAQGACVVIRSTLPERWEDGKSLISQFSTKTEYRKLPRHAAKIPTPVACGKRDEPFRILEQYREHVELRHDAGLALRSRCERCGQRFPAPRNLRQHRPCGSSGHARVPRRRDAAERIRRVPLGKRECRACPYCDKVVGSKCGLSVHIRTHTGDRPYKCERCPASFAHRSAYTTHVRKIHESGQERKLLPVYWMVVPPAPGPNATSCDKDPDREPWDVTSEATRSEEEPGGSSTAEADRSEEQEEQNGKHEEAEARSEEGNEDEGEMSVKGEEEEGDYEAGCSEAEGGTAKEVCSEEDGGDSNEKDCEERGSDEESKLQKVSKSGANKNPPYVIRCEKCQEQFVSRKRYVDHCRDVHQCPPGKVYRCDVCGKAFASYTSWKEHRACVHTEERRFSCPLCSATFKRQRDVRTHSVRKHEGRVKRPLCSVCGKILSSRTALVFHMRTHTGEKPYECGVCHSRFAQPSQLKIHTRSHTGEKPYICEDCGASFADKGKLTGHKRTHTGERLFKCDVCGKHFATKEYLKCHKRCHMGARPYKCEVCGKTFGLRASLAQHSNVHAETRPYFCEQCGKTFTQQGALRRHQRIHTGEKPYKCRACERTFTDMSTLRRHVAIHDRNAHWRSFLIDLTTKKDHNWSKIETFGEAHAGGGSTPEIWSMDQGKLYKPEGAKTAAQVASGAGDTGDTDRSLLYL from the exons atggagaagaagaaaatcctGATGAAGTCCAAGGTCGCCGCTCCCAACCTCCTGAGGGCACTGCATTCCCTGTACCAGTTCGGGCACCTCTGTGACGTGACGGTTCTCACCCAGCACCTGGGAATTCAGGAGGAGTTCCTGGCTCACAAAGCTGTCCTGGCAGCTTCCAGCAACTATTTCAAGGGGCTTTTCCTGCACGAGGAGATGCTGGACACCAAGACTTGCACGGTGACCCTGCAGGACATCTACACGGAAGAGTTCACCTCCTTCCTGGAGTTCGTTTACACCGCGGAAGTGGAGATCGAAGCGGAGAAACTGCAGCGGATGAAGGAGATAGCCGAGAGGCTGGAATGCAAGGATCTGCTTGACATCTGTGAAGAAGTGAAAGCAGAGGGCAGGAAGGGCTTGGATTTGAGCCTCCACCTGAAAGGACAGAGGGGTGAAAGTGGTGGATCCCAGTGGCCTCACATCCAGCACGAGGAGAACCCCGACCTGAGGAGCTCTTCCCAGGTTGTGGCGATTCCTGTGCAGAGGAAACTTTGGGACAGGCAAAAACATAAGAAGTTGCTGGCGGGCCTCGAGCTCATTGGAGGCCAAGCAGTGGGTCTGGAGCAAGAGGACGCTGGTTTTCCAGACCCAAAACCCAGGACAGCAAAGCTGCCAAAATGTAACAATCCGGATTCCACAAATGCGCTCGGTGTGGATATCGTTAGTCTGGAAAACGAGGATAGTCGCTCCCTCCTAAGTCAGACTGAGGCACAGGGAGCCTGCGTTGTGATTAGGAGCACTCTGCCTGAGCGGTGGGAAGATGGAAAGAGTCTAATTTCCCAGTTTTCCACCAAAACAGAATATAGGAAGTTGCCGCGGCACGCAGCGAAAATCCCAACGCCGGTGGCCTGCGGGAAGCGCGACGAACCCTTCCGCATCCTGGAGCAGTACCGGGAGCACGTGGAGCTCCGGCACGACGCCGGCCTGGCCCTCAGGTCCCGCTGCGAGAGGTGCGGGCAGCGATTCCCGGCTCCGCGGAACCTCCGGCAGCACCGCCCGTGCGGCTCCTCCGGCCACGCCAGGGTCCCACGCCGCAGGGACGCGGCCGAGCGGATCCGCAGGGTGCCCCTGGGGAAGCGGGAATGCCGGGCCTGCCCCTACTGCGACAAGGTGGTCGGCTCCAAGTGCGGCCTGTCCGTCCACATCCGGACACACACCGGGGACAGGCCCTACAAGTGCGAGCGCTGCCCCGCCAGCTTCGCCCACAGGTCTGCCTACACCACCCACGTCAG gAAAATCCACGAGTCTGGGCAAGAGAGGAAACTCCTGCCTGTCTACTGGATGGTGGTTCCACCTGCACCTGGACCAAACGCCACGAGCTGTGACAAAGATCCCGACAGAGAGCCTTGGGATGTGACATCAGAGGCCACGAGGAGTGAGGAAGAACCCGGGGGTTCATCCACTGCTGAAGCAGACCGGAgcgaggagcaggaggagcagaatGGGAAACACGAGGAAGCTGAAGCAAGGAGTGAAGAAGGGAATGAAGATGAAGGTGAGATGAGTGTGAagggcgaggaggaggagggagattACGAGGCGGGATGCTCGGAAGCCGAAGGAGGTACAGCCAAAGAGGTGTGTTCCGAGGAGGATGGCGGAGACTCAAACGAGAAGGACTGCGAAGAACGCGGATCAGACGAAGAGTCTAAACTACAGAAGGTCAGCAAAAGCGGGGCCAACAAGAACCCCCCCTACGTGATCCGGTGCGAGAAGTGCCAGGAGCAGTTTGTGTCCCGGAAGCGGTACGTGGATCACTGCCGGGACGTGCACCAGTGCCCGCCCGGCAAGGTGTACCGGTGCGACGTGTGCGGCAAGGCCTTCGCCAGCTACACCAGCTGGAAGGAGCACCGGGCGTGCGTCCACACGGAGGAGAGGCGCTTCTCCTGCCCCCTCTGCAGCGCCACCTTCAAGCGGCAGCGGGACGTGCGCACCCACTCCGTGCGGAAGCACGAGGGCCGCGTGAAGCGGCCGCTCTGCTCCGTGTGCGGGAAGATCCTCAGCTCCCGCACGGCGCTGGTGTTCCACATGCGGACGCACACCGGGGAGAAGCCCTACGAGTGCGGCGTCTGTCACTCCAGGTTTGCGCAGCCGTCCCAGCTGAAGATCCACACCAG GTCCCACACGGGGGAGAAGCCGTATATTTGTGAGGACTGCGGGGCTTCCTTTGCCGACAAAGGAAAACTCACCGGCCACAAAAGGACACACACAG GAGAGCGCCTGTTCAAGTGCGACGTGTGCGGGAAGCACTTTGCCACCAAGGAGTACCTGAAGTGCCACAAGCGCTGCCACATGGGCGCcaggccctacaagtgtgaggTGTGTGGGAAAACCTTCGGCCTCAGGGCCTCcctggcccagcacagcaaCGTCCACGCAG AGACCCGCCCCTATTTCTGCGAGCAGTGCGGGAAGACCTTCACCCAGCAGGGCGCCCTGCGGCGgcaccagcgcatccacaccggagAGAAACCCTACAAGTGCCGGGCCTGCGAGAGGACCTTCACCGACATGTCCACGCTGCGCAGACACGTGGCG attcATGACCGGAATGCTCACTGGAGAAGTTTCCTAATCGATCTCACCACCAAAAAGGACCATAACTGGTCCAAAATAGAGACCTTTGGGGAAGCCCATGCAGGAGGAGGCTCCACCCCAGAGATTTGGTCAATGGACCAAGGGAAACTTTATAAACCAGAAGGTGccaaaacagcagcacaggTGGCATCTGGTGCTGGGGACACCGGGGACACCGACCGCTCTCTCTTGTACTTGTAA
- the LOC135412295 gene encoding GDNF-inducible zinc finger protein 1-like isoform X3: MEKKKILMKSKVAAPNLLRALHSLYQFGHLCDVTVLTQHLGIQEEFLAHKAVLAASSNYFKGLFLHEEMLDTKTCTVTLQDIYTEEFTSFLEFVYTAEVEIEAEKLQRMKEIAERLECKDLLDICEEVKAEGRKGLDLSLHLKGQRGESGGSQWPHIQHEENPDLRSSSQVVAIPVQRKLWDRQKHKKLLAGLELIGGQAVGLEQEDAGFPDPKPRTAKLPKCNNPDSTNALGVDIVSLENEDSRSLLSQTEAQGACVVIRSTLPERWEDGKSLISQFSTKTEYRKLPRHAAKIPTPVACGKRDEPFRILEQYREHVELRHDAGLALRSRCERCGQRFPAPRNLRQHRPCGSSGHARVPRRRDAAERIRRVPLGKRECRACPYCDKVVGSKCGLSVHIRTHTGDRPYKCERCPASFAHRSAYTTHVRKIHESGQERKLLPVYWMVVPPAPGPNATSCDKDPDREPWDVTSEATRSEEEPGGSSTAEADRSEEQEEQNGKHEEAEARSEEGNEDEGEMSVKGEEEEGDYEAGCSEAEGGTAKEVCSEEDGGDSNEKDCEERGSDEESKLQKVSKSGANKNPPYVIRCEKCQEQFVSRKRYVDHCRDVHQCPPGKVYRCDVCGKAFASYTSWKEHRACVHTEERRFSCPLCSATFKRQRDVRTHSVRKHEGRVKRPLCSVCGKILSSRTALVFHMRTHTGEKPYECGVCHSRFAQPSQLKIHTRSHTGEKPYICEDCGASFADKGKLTGHKRTHTEEIPSTKMELVGIEALLAWRKGGSGGTCSLSTTL, from the exons atggagaagaagaaaatcctGATGAAGTCCAAGGTCGCCGCTCCCAACCTCCTGAGGGCACTGCATTCCCTGTACCAGTTCGGGCACCTCTGTGACGTGACGGTTCTCACCCAGCACCTGGGAATTCAGGAGGAGTTCCTGGCTCACAAAGCTGTCCTGGCAGCTTCCAGCAACTATTTCAAGGGGCTTTTCCTGCACGAGGAGATGCTGGACACCAAGACTTGCACGGTGACCCTGCAGGACATCTACACGGAAGAGTTCACCTCCTTCCTGGAGTTCGTTTACACCGCGGAAGTGGAGATCGAAGCGGAGAAACTGCAGCGGATGAAGGAGATAGCCGAGAGGCTGGAATGCAAGGATCTGCTTGACATCTGTGAAGAAGTGAAAGCAGAGGGCAGGAAGGGCTTGGATTTGAGCCTCCACCTGAAAGGACAGAGGGGTGAAAGTGGTGGATCCCAGTGGCCTCACATCCAGCACGAGGAGAACCCCGACCTGAGGAGCTCTTCCCAGGTTGTGGCGATTCCTGTGCAGAGGAAACTTTGGGACAGGCAAAAACATAAGAAGTTGCTGGCGGGCCTCGAGCTCATTGGAGGCCAAGCAGTGGGTCTGGAGCAAGAGGACGCTGGTTTTCCAGACCCAAAACCCAGGACAGCAAAGCTGCCAAAATGTAACAATCCGGATTCCACAAATGCGCTCGGTGTGGATATCGTTAGTCTGGAAAACGAGGATAGTCGCTCCCTCCTAAGTCAGACTGAGGCACAGGGAGCCTGCGTTGTGATTAGGAGCACTCTGCCTGAGCGGTGGGAAGATGGAAAGAGTCTAATTTCCCAGTTTTCCACCAAAACAGAATATAGGAAGTTGCCGCGGCACGCAGCGAAAATCCCAACGCCGGTGGCCTGCGGGAAGCGCGACGAACCCTTCCGCATCCTGGAGCAGTACCGGGAGCACGTGGAGCTCCGGCACGACGCCGGCCTGGCCCTCAGGTCCCGCTGCGAGAGGTGCGGGCAGCGATTCCCGGCTCCGCGGAACCTCCGGCAGCACCGCCCGTGCGGCTCCTCCGGCCACGCCAGGGTCCCACGCCGCAGGGACGCGGCCGAGCGGATCCGCAGGGTGCCCCTGGGGAAGCGGGAATGCCGGGCCTGCCCCTACTGCGACAAGGTGGTCGGCTCCAAGTGCGGCCTGTCCGTCCACATCCGGACACACACCGGGGACAGGCCCTACAAGTGCGAGCGCTGCCCCGCCAGCTTCGCCCACAGGTCTGCCTACACCACCCACGTCAG gAAAATCCACGAGTCTGGGCAAGAGAGGAAACTCCTGCCTGTCTACTGGATGGTGGTTCCACCTGCACCTGGACCAAACGCCACGAGCTGTGACAAAGATCCCGACAGAGAGCCTTGGGATGTGACATCAGAGGCCACGAGGAGTGAGGAAGAACCCGGGGGTTCATCCACTGCTGAAGCAGACCGGAgcgaggagcaggaggagcagaatGGGAAACACGAGGAAGCTGAAGCAAGGAGTGAAGAAGGGAATGAAGATGAAGGTGAGATGAGTGTGAagggcgaggaggaggagggagattACGAGGCGGGATGCTCGGAAGCCGAAGGAGGTACAGCCAAAGAGGTGTGTTCCGAGGAGGATGGCGGAGACTCAAACGAGAAGGACTGCGAAGAACGCGGATCAGACGAAGAGTCTAAACTACAGAAGGTCAGCAAAAGCGGGGCCAACAAGAACCCCCCCTACGTGATCCGGTGCGAGAAGTGCCAGGAGCAGTTTGTGTCCCGGAAGCGGTACGTGGATCACTGCCGGGACGTGCACCAGTGCCCGCCCGGCAAGGTGTACCGGTGCGACGTGTGCGGCAAGGCCTTCGCCAGCTACACCAGCTGGAAGGAGCACCGGGCGTGCGTCCACACGGAGGAGAGGCGCTTCTCCTGCCCCCTCTGCAGCGCCACCTTCAAGCGGCAGCGGGACGTGCGCACCCACTCCGTGCGGAAGCACGAGGGCCGCGTGAAGCGGCCGCTCTGCTCCGTGTGCGGGAAGATCCTCAGCTCCCGCACGGCGCTGGTGTTCCACATGCGGACGCACACCGGGGAGAAGCCCTACGAGTGCGGCGTCTGTCACTCCAGGTTTGCGCAGCCGTCCCAGCTGAAGATCCACACCAG GTCCCACACGGGGGAGAAGCCGTATATTTGTGAGGACTGCGGGGCTTCCTTTGCCGACAAAGGAAAACTCACCGGCCACAAAAGGACACACACAG AAGAGATTCCAAGCACCAAGATGGAATTAGTAGGGATAGAAGCTcttttagcctggagaaaaggaggctcgggggggACCTGCTCGCTCTCCACAACTCTCTGA
- the LOC135412295 gene encoding GDNF-inducible zinc finger protein 1-like isoform X2 produces the protein MEKKKILMKSKVAAPNLLRALHSLYQFGHLCDVTVLTQHLGIQEEFLAHKAVLAASSNYFKGLFLHEEMLDTKTCTVTLQDIYTEEFTSFLEFVYTAEVEIEAEKLQRMKEIAERLECKDLLDICEEVKAEGRKGLDLSLHLKGQRGESGGSQWPHIQHEENPDLRSSSQVVAIPVQRKLWDRQKHKKLLAGLELIGGQAVGLEQEDAGFPDPKPRTAKLPKCNNPDSTNALGVDIVSLENEDSRSLLSQTEAQGACVVIRSTLPERWEDGKSLISQFSTKTEYRKLPRHAAKIPTPVACGKRDEPFRILEQYREHVELRHDAGLALRSRCERCGQRFPAPRNLRQHRPCGSSGHARVPRRRDAAERIRRVPLGKRECRACPYCDKVVGSKCGLSVHIRTHTGDRPYKCERCPASFAHRSAYTTHVRKIHESGQERKLLPVYWMVVPPAPGPNATSCDKDPDREPWDVTSEATRSEEEPGGSSTAEADRSEEQEEQNGKHEEAEARSEEGNEDEGEMSVKGEEEEGDYEAGCSEAEGGTAKEVCSEEDGGDSNEKDCEERGSDEESKLQKVSKSGANKNPPYVIRCEKCQEQFVSRKRYVDHCRDVHQCPPGKVYRCDVCGKAFASYTSWKEHRACVHTEERRFSCPLCSATFKRQRDVRTHSVRKHEGRVKRPLCSVCGKILSSRTALVFHMRTHTGEKPYECGVCHSRFAQPSQLKIHTRSHTGEKPYICEDCGASFADKGKLTGHKRTHTGERLFKCDVCGKHFATKEYLKCHKRCHMGARPYKCEVCGKTFGLRASLAQHSNVHAEPPLLTPCLPGLVVPRDPPLFLRAVREDLHPAGRPAAAPAHPHRRETLQVPGLREDLHRHVHAAQTRGDS, from the exons atggagaagaagaaaatcctGATGAAGTCCAAGGTCGCCGCTCCCAACCTCCTGAGGGCACTGCATTCCCTGTACCAGTTCGGGCACCTCTGTGACGTGACGGTTCTCACCCAGCACCTGGGAATTCAGGAGGAGTTCCTGGCTCACAAAGCTGTCCTGGCAGCTTCCAGCAACTATTTCAAGGGGCTTTTCCTGCACGAGGAGATGCTGGACACCAAGACTTGCACGGTGACCCTGCAGGACATCTACACGGAAGAGTTCACCTCCTTCCTGGAGTTCGTTTACACCGCGGAAGTGGAGATCGAAGCGGAGAAACTGCAGCGGATGAAGGAGATAGCCGAGAGGCTGGAATGCAAGGATCTGCTTGACATCTGTGAAGAAGTGAAAGCAGAGGGCAGGAAGGGCTTGGATTTGAGCCTCCACCTGAAAGGACAGAGGGGTGAAAGTGGTGGATCCCAGTGGCCTCACATCCAGCACGAGGAGAACCCCGACCTGAGGAGCTCTTCCCAGGTTGTGGCGATTCCTGTGCAGAGGAAACTTTGGGACAGGCAAAAACATAAGAAGTTGCTGGCGGGCCTCGAGCTCATTGGAGGCCAAGCAGTGGGTCTGGAGCAAGAGGACGCTGGTTTTCCAGACCCAAAACCCAGGACAGCAAAGCTGCCAAAATGTAACAATCCGGATTCCACAAATGCGCTCGGTGTGGATATCGTTAGTCTGGAAAACGAGGATAGTCGCTCCCTCCTAAGTCAGACTGAGGCACAGGGAGCCTGCGTTGTGATTAGGAGCACTCTGCCTGAGCGGTGGGAAGATGGAAAGAGTCTAATTTCCCAGTTTTCCACCAAAACAGAATATAGGAAGTTGCCGCGGCACGCAGCGAAAATCCCAACGCCGGTGGCCTGCGGGAAGCGCGACGAACCCTTCCGCATCCTGGAGCAGTACCGGGAGCACGTGGAGCTCCGGCACGACGCCGGCCTGGCCCTCAGGTCCCGCTGCGAGAGGTGCGGGCAGCGATTCCCGGCTCCGCGGAACCTCCGGCAGCACCGCCCGTGCGGCTCCTCCGGCCACGCCAGGGTCCCACGCCGCAGGGACGCGGCCGAGCGGATCCGCAGGGTGCCCCTGGGGAAGCGGGAATGCCGGGCCTGCCCCTACTGCGACAAGGTGGTCGGCTCCAAGTGCGGCCTGTCCGTCCACATCCGGACACACACCGGGGACAGGCCCTACAAGTGCGAGCGCTGCCCCGCCAGCTTCGCCCACAGGTCTGCCTACACCACCCACGTCAG gAAAATCCACGAGTCTGGGCAAGAGAGGAAACTCCTGCCTGTCTACTGGATGGTGGTTCCACCTGCACCTGGACCAAACGCCACGAGCTGTGACAAAGATCCCGACAGAGAGCCTTGGGATGTGACATCAGAGGCCACGAGGAGTGAGGAAGAACCCGGGGGTTCATCCACTGCTGAAGCAGACCGGAgcgaggagcaggaggagcagaatGGGAAACACGAGGAAGCTGAAGCAAGGAGTGAAGAAGGGAATGAAGATGAAGGTGAGATGAGTGTGAagggcgaggaggaggagggagattACGAGGCGGGATGCTCGGAAGCCGAAGGAGGTACAGCCAAAGAGGTGTGTTCCGAGGAGGATGGCGGAGACTCAAACGAGAAGGACTGCGAAGAACGCGGATCAGACGAAGAGTCTAAACTACAGAAGGTCAGCAAAAGCGGGGCCAACAAGAACCCCCCCTACGTGATCCGGTGCGAGAAGTGCCAGGAGCAGTTTGTGTCCCGGAAGCGGTACGTGGATCACTGCCGGGACGTGCACCAGTGCCCGCCCGGCAAGGTGTACCGGTGCGACGTGTGCGGCAAGGCCTTCGCCAGCTACACCAGCTGGAAGGAGCACCGGGCGTGCGTCCACACGGAGGAGAGGCGCTTCTCCTGCCCCCTCTGCAGCGCCACCTTCAAGCGGCAGCGGGACGTGCGCACCCACTCCGTGCGGAAGCACGAGGGCCGCGTGAAGCGGCCGCTCTGCTCCGTGTGCGGGAAGATCCTCAGCTCCCGCACGGCGCTGGTGTTCCACATGCGGACGCACACCGGGGAGAAGCCCTACGAGTGCGGCGTCTGTCACTCCAGGTTTGCGCAGCCGTCCCAGCTGAAGATCCACACCAG GTCCCACACGGGGGAGAAGCCGTATATTTGTGAGGACTGCGGGGCTTCCTTTGCCGACAAAGGAAAACTCACCGGCCACAAAAGGACACACACAG GAGAGCGCCTGTTCAAGTGCGACGTGTGCGGGAAGCACTTTGCCACCAAGGAGTACCTGAAGTGCCACAAGCGCTGCCACATGGGCGCcaggccctacaagtgtgaggTGTGTGGGAAAACCTTCGGCCTCAGGGCCTCcctggcccagcacagcaaCGTCCACGCAG AACCCCCTCTCCTAACGCCGTGTCTCCCGGGATTGGTTGTTCCCAGAGACCCGCCCCTATTTCTGCGAGCAGTGCGGGAAGACCTTCACCCAGCAGGGCGCCCTGCGGCGgcaccagcgcatccacaccggagAGAAACCCTACAAGTGCCGGGCCTGCGAGAGGACCTTCACCGACATGTCCACGCTGCGCAGACACGTGGCG attcATGA